ATTGATGTTTTTATGTACTAATTTTATGATATAGGAGAAATATTCAGATTAAGCAAAATGGCAGAAATTTATAACAAGCTGCATCATGGGAAAGTAAAAATATGGTTTGATAAAAAGAAATTTATTATTGGAAGAATATTCGACTATTATTATGAACCGGAATACAGGAAAGAAGAAGTTATTGAAGAAGAGGAAGAAAGAATTCTTATTGAGGTTATCAAACCCAATTTTCTTCAGAAGGGAGATATCTTGCTTCTGCACGATAATGAATTTGAGAGAATTGAAGAAATTGTATAATAATTGATTGAAAAATTCGATTTTTATTTATTGTTTTTATTTTCCATTTCTCTAAGCTTATGTATATTTATCAGAGATAGTCTTAATGATAAGTGAAAACCTACTAATGCTGGGCATTAGAAGTTTTTTCTCTAAACTCTATCTCAAGTTCAAACCCCAACTTTTGAGCAATTTAATATAACATTTACAGTAGAATTATAATCCCCACTTTCAAGTTTTGACTCCATAGCCTGACTAATTCCAAGTTTTGCTGCTAATTCTTTCTGGGAAAGATTATTTTTAATTCTATACTGGATAATCTTCACAGCAATGCCTACCAAAATGTCGTCCAGTTTAAAATATTTTTTATCTTTCTTCATTTGTATATCTTTCAACTATTTTGTAGGCTGAAATTAATCTCTTATTATCTAATATTTTACTCATCTCCCTGCAAACTATTCTTGGCAAACTATTTTTGTTATATTATATCCATTTGCACGCGATTTATAATCAATAACATCTATCTCTCAATTTGTAATTAGTTGTAAGCCTTCATATACAGATTTTAGGTCTTCTATTCGCTCTTTTGCTTTTTCAATCGCATATGAATAACTTTTTGGATTATTTTTTGTGCTCTTACTTTTTTCAGGAAAAGCATAAAGTAATACTACTATTTCTCTTCCTTGCAAAGCAAAAAAAGCAAACAATATTCGAATATTATGAACATC
The DNA window shown above is from Caldicellulosiruptor owensensis OL and carries:
- a CDS encoding helix-turn-helix domain-containing protein yields the protein MKKDKKYFKLDDILVGIAVKIIQYRIKNNLSQKELAAKLGISQAMESKLESGDYNSTVNVILNCSKVGV